The sequence below is a genomic window from Corynebacterium afermentans subsp. afermentans.
GGGGAGCAACCTGCGGGCGACCGGCCACGCGTTGCGGATGCGTTGGATCAACTCATCTTTCTCGCCCCAGAAGTCGCTGGTGTAGAAGTGCAAGACTTTGTATCCGTGCTCGGCGAGCCAATCGTCACGGATGCGCTGCTTGCGCAGTACATCGTGGGGGACCTCCTCGTATTTTTCCCACCCGTCGACCTCCACGACAAGGTTGTCGCCGATGAGGAAGTCAACCCGGTACCGCCCAATCACCGCCTGTGTGCGGTATGGGACCCCGTGGGCGTCGAGGGTCAGGCGCAGGAGGGACTCGTAAGGCGAATCCGAAAGCCTGCTGGCCAGTGGCAACGCTTTCCGGGCGTTGGCGATGCCCTTCGTGCCGGCCAGACGGGCGATGGTGGCGCGAAACTGGTGCAGCAGTTCCTCATAGAGGTGGTCGCCGTGGCCGGAGAGCACGCTGTCTATCGCTATGACGCCCTCGCGCACGCCGCGTTCACGCGCGATGTCGATGGCGGTGCGGATCGCGTTGGTGTAGCGCACGGGCCCGTCGTAGATGATGTCGGCTTCCGGGATCTGCCGGTGGCGGTATTCGTACCCGGTCCAGCCGCCTTTGGTGGAGGCCGGGCGCCCATTCGGCACCGCAAGCGTGACTGGTTCGCCGCGTGCGATGGTCCACACGCCGTTGAGCCTGGCGGCCGAGCAGTCGATGAGTACCGCGCGTCTGCTTTGACGCCCTGCCGCGTAACACCGCAAAAACGCCCGCTGGTACTCCTTGAGCTTTTTCCATGTCGCGGCGCAGAAGTAGATCGACTTGGTCAGCTGCACCATCTCGCCATCGCTGATGCGCCGGTGCGTCTCAGTGTCCACGGACGACACCCTCCGCAGGTCCACGAGCTTTTCCCGCAGTTCCTTCTTACGCGTGTCTTTCATTAGTCCCCCCTTGACTAATTACCCCGCTGCGGAGACTACCGGAGGCGCGTTTTTCCCGCCGGGTAATGGGCCCGGCCGGGGTTCCGGCTGGCGGGGCCGCTGGCGGGGCCGGTTCCCGGCACCCGCAGGCATGTCCCCCTCCCGACTCCGCAGACCCCTAGCAACAAACCCCTATTAAGGCCGAAAAATGGGCATTCTCGGGAGGGCTTACTAGGGGTTTGCGGGAATGAGCGCGGCCTTCTCAGAGGCTGACGCCCTCTCACCCCATCGCTCACCTACATGTAGAACGCGCCCCGGCAGAGTGTCGTATGCCATAATGTGTGAAATTGTGAACAGCAACACGATCGGAGAAGACCCATGAGCTCACTCATCCTGGTGCTCGTCGGCCTGGCGATGATGGCGGCCGGCTACCTGCTGTACTCCAGGTTCCTGGGCAAACGCGTCTACCAACTCTCGGACGCCTACACCACCCCGGCGCACACGATGGAGGACGGCGTGGATTTCGTCCCCACGAACAAGTACGTCCTGTGGGGCCACCACTTCACCTCCGTGGCGGGCGCGGCACCGATCATCGGCCCTGCTGTCGCGGTGATTTGGGGCTGGGTGCCGGCGTTTTTGTGGGTCACGCTCGGCACCGTGTTCTTTGCGGGGATGCATGACTTGGGGGCCCTGTGGGCGTCGCAAAGGCATCGCGGACAGTCCATCGGCACGCTGTCCGGCCGCTACATCGGCGCGCGCGGGCGCAACCTGTTCCTCGTGGTGATTTTCCTGCTGCTGCTCATGGTGAACACGGCGTTCGCGGTGGTCATCTCCAACCTGCTCATCTCCACGCCGACGGCGGTGATCCCCACCTGGGGCGCGATCGTCGTAGCGCTATTGATCGGCCAGGCCATCTACCGCTTCAACTGGAACCTGCCGCTGGTCTCCATCGTGGGTGTGGCGGCGCTGTACGGGCTGATGATCCTCGGCGATCAATTCCCGCTCGCGCTGCCGGAGACGATGCTGGGCATCCCGGACCGCGGCTGGTGGATCCTCTTCCTGTTCACCTACGCGTTCATCGCCTCGCTGCTGCCGGTGTGGGTGCTGCTGCAGCCGCGCGATTACATCAACGGCCTGCAGCTGTTCGTGGGCTTGATCATCCTCTACGGATCGTTTTTCATCGTCCGGCCGGAGGTTGTCGCGCCCTCGCTTCGCGACGCCGTCCCGTCCGGCACCCCCGGCATCTTCCCGCTGCTCTTTGTCACCATCG
It includes:
- a CDS encoding endonuclease domain-containing protein is translated as MKDTRKKELREKLVDLRRVSSVDTETHRRISDGEMVQLTKSIYFCAATWKKLKEYQRAFLRCYAAGRQSRRAVLIDCSAARLNGVWTIARGEPVTLAVPNGRPASTKGGWTGYEYRHRQIPEADIIYDGPVRYTNAIRTAIDIARERGVREGVIAIDSVLSGHGDHLYEELLHQFRATIARLAGTKGIANARKALPLASRLSDSPYESLLRLTLDAHGVPYRTQAVIGRYRVDFLIGDNLVVEVDGWEKYEEVPHDVLRKQRIRDDWLAEHGYKVLHFYTSDFWGEKDELIQRIRNAWPVARRLLPVQVKPKGYTPIGPGRSVALPPDLQEAVDMLSRP
- a CDS encoding carbon starvation CstA family protein encodes the protein MSSLILVLVGLAMMAAGYLLYSRFLGKRVYQLSDAYTTPAHTMEDGVDFVPTNKYVLWGHHFTSVAGAAPIIGPAVAVIWGWVPAFLWVTLGTVFFAGMHDLGALWASQRHRGQSIGTLSGRYIGARGRNLFLVVIFLLLLMVNTAFAVVISNLLISTPTAVIPTWGAIVVALLIGQAIYRFNWNLPLVSIVGVAALYGLMILGDQFPLALPETMLGIPDRGWWILFLFTYAFIASLLPVWVLLQPRDYINGLQLFVGLIILYGSFFIVRPEVVAPSLRDAVPSGTPGIFPLLFVTIACGAISGFHGVVASGTSSKQLDKETDARFVGYFGAVGEGLLALGTIVATTSGFKSLATWEEIYNEWNAGGVDAFIQGGGDLMNEGMGIPTSLSATILATMAVLFAATTMDSGIRLQRLVVAEMAELAGVKLSGVVATIIAVGCALGLTFSMGLDGSGGMLIWPLFGTTNQLMAGLTLSVVVIILTQLRRPTWPVLIPLVFVTFMSLWAAVLQLRTFLDAGNWLLLVLDVIIICCAIWVIVEAFTAITKARKAPAVTWRDDETIPGELADARTS